One genomic region from Ralstonia pseudosolanacearum encodes:
- a CDS encoding putative zinc-binding protein produces the protein MALHNLPLVYACSGCSSVAQAANHLAVGLDRAGKAEMSCISGVGGGVRALVKTARSGRPILALDGCALACVKACLATAGVTADIHLVLNQLGPRKRYHADCTDDEMTASAALVDEAITMLQGRINAADHAPASALTLDD, from the coding sequence ATGGCGTTACACAACCTTCCTCTTGTCTATGCCTGCTCGGGGTGCTCGAGTGTGGCGCAGGCGGCGAATCATCTCGCCGTGGGGCTCGATCGTGCGGGCAAGGCCGAGATGTCCTGCATCAGCGGTGTGGGCGGCGGCGTGCGCGCGCTGGTCAAGACCGCACGCAGCGGACGGCCCATCCTCGCGCTCGACGGCTGCGCCCTGGCTTGCGTCAAGGCGTGCCTGGCGACGGCCGGCGTCACGGCGGACATCCACCTGGTGCTCAACCAACTGGGCCCCAGAAAGCGCTATCACGCCGACTGCACCGATGATGAGATGACCGCCTCAGCGGCGCTGGTGGACGAAGCCATCACCATGCTGCAAGGCCGGATCAATGCCGCCGACCACGCGCCCGCATCGGCGCTGACATTGGACGATTGA
- the ubiT gene encoding ubiquinone anaerobic biosynthesis accessory factor UbiT: MKPFRPRPPAALVRLARRLPVPLTSFPFVLGLDVARRLAWLTPPPELEGRRFALTVDDLGLRACFCCRGGAFHLLSDGQPELELTAGVADFVALIRGAADADTLFFQRRLKIAGDTELGLIVKNWLDAAERPAWLARWQSRQV, encoded by the coding sequence ATGAAACCGTTCCGTCCACGCCCGCCCGCCGCGCTGGTGCGCCTTGCCCGCCGCCTGCCGGTGCCGCTGACGTCGTTTCCGTTCGTGCTCGGGCTCGATGTTGCACGACGGCTCGCCTGGCTGACGCCGCCGCCCGAACTGGAGGGGCGTCGCTTTGCCCTGACCGTGGACGACCTGGGTCTGCGCGCGTGCTTCTGCTGCCGTGGCGGGGCCTTTCATCTGCTGTCGGACGGTCAGCCCGAACTGGAACTGACCGCGGGCGTGGCCGATTTCGTGGCGCTGATACGCGGCGCGGCCGATGCCGACACGCTGTTCTTCCAGCGTCGCCTCAAGATTGCCGGCGACACCGAGCTGGGATTGATCGTCAAGAACTGGCTCGACGCAGCCGAGCGGCCGGCCTGGCTCGCGCGGTGGCAATCGCGGCAGGTCTAA
- a CDS encoding U32 family peptidase, which produces MSYHISLGPLLYYWPRQHTLDFYAKVADSPVDIVYVGETVCSRRHELRTDDWLALAAMLRDAGKSVVISTRTLIETSAEAQALRRQCQQDDWPVEAGELGAVRLLRGRPFVAGPHCNAYHGGTLAWLASLGAMRAVMPLEMSQATLAELMREKPDALEIEAMVWGRLPLAFSARCFTARHFRLNKDDCGFRCIEHPDGLAVRTREGQEFLAINGIQTQSGQCLDILDQAPALSALGVKVLRVSPQSTGTLEAVAALDALRRGLPAMEVHPPEGIGRCNGYWHGQSGIEWLETSR; this is translated from the coding sequence ATGTCCTATCACATCTCTCTGGGGCCGCTGCTGTACTACTGGCCGCGCCAGCACACCCTCGATTTCTACGCCAAGGTGGCGGACAGCCCGGTCGACATCGTCTACGTGGGCGAGACCGTCTGCAGCCGCCGCCACGAACTGCGCACCGATGACTGGCTCGCGCTGGCCGCCATGCTGCGCGATGCCGGCAAATCGGTCGTCATCTCGACCCGCACGCTGATCGAAACCAGCGCCGAGGCGCAAGCGCTGCGCCGGCAGTGCCAGCAGGACGATTGGCCGGTCGAGGCCGGCGAGCTGGGCGCCGTGCGGCTGCTGCGCGGCCGGCCATTCGTGGCCGGGCCCCATTGCAACGCTTACCACGGCGGCACGCTGGCATGGCTGGCCAGCCTCGGCGCCATGCGTGCCGTCATGCCGCTGGAGATGAGCCAGGCCACCCTGGCCGAACTGATGCGCGAGAAGCCCGATGCGCTGGAGATCGAGGCGATGGTCTGGGGGCGCCTGCCGCTGGCGTTTTCCGCACGCTGCTTTACCGCGCGGCACTTCCGGCTGAACAAGGACGACTGCGGTTTCCGCTGCATCGAACACCCCGATGGCCTGGCGGTGCGCACGCGCGAGGGTCAGGAGTTTCTCGCCATCAACGGCATCCAGACGCAATCGGGGCAATGCCTGGACATTCTCGACCAGGCCCCGGCGCTGTCCGCGCTGGGCGTGAAGGTGTTGCGCGTGAGCCCGCAATCGACGGGCACGCTGGAGGCGGTTGCCGCGCTCGACGCCTTGCGGCGCGGCCTGCCCGCGATGGAGGTGCATCCGCCGGAGGGCATCGGCCGCTGCAACGGCTATTGGCACGGGCAGTCCGGCATCGAATGGCTGGAGACATCGCGATGA
- the ubiU gene encoding ubiquinone anaerobic biosynthesis protein UbiU: protein MAPITPHTIELVAPAGSLAALKAALNAGADTVYLGLKNATNARNFAGLNFTEADIRTGVDLAHSMGRQVLFAINTFPQAGRGIEWRTAIDAAYTLGADAVILADPGLMAYARDRYPDLRLHLSVQGSATHADAIELMREQFGIHRAVLPRVLTLAEIGRVIPQTSVQIEVFGFGSLCVMAEGRCLLSSFATGDSPNNKGVCSPAHAVRWHEQDGQLDARLNTILIDRYAPGEAAGYPTLCKGRFVVDGEVDHALEEPTSLNALSLLPKLIGMGVAAIKIEGRQRSPAYVAQVVATLRAALDAAQADPARFSARPEWQAALVSHAEGAHVTQGAFDRPWK from the coding sequence ATGGCACCGATCACTCCCCACACTATTGAACTGGTGGCCCCCGCAGGCAGCCTGGCGGCGCTCAAGGCCGCCCTCAACGCCGGAGCCGACACCGTCTACCTTGGCCTGAAGAACGCGACCAACGCACGCAATTTCGCTGGCCTCAATTTCACCGAAGCGGATATCCGCACGGGCGTCGATCTCGCGCACAGCATGGGCCGGCAGGTCCTGTTCGCGATCAACACGTTTCCGCAGGCCGGCCGGGGCATCGAGTGGCGCACGGCCATCGATGCCGCCTACACGCTGGGCGCCGACGCCGTGATCCTCGCCGACCCGGGGCTGATGGCCTACGCGCGCGACCGCTATCCCGACTTGCGGCTGCATCTGTCCGTGCAGGGCTCGGCCACGCACGCCGATGCCATCGAGCTGATGCGCGAGCAGTTCGGCATCCACCGCGCGGTGCTGCCGCGTGTGCTCACGCTGGCCGAGATCGGGCGCGTGATCCCGCAGACCTCGGTGCAGATCGAGGTGTTCGGGTTCGGCAGCCTGTGCGTGATGGCCGAGGGCCGCTGCCTGCTGTCGTCCTTCGCCACGGGGGATTCGCCCAACAACAAGGGCGTGTGTTCGCCCGCGCATGCGGTGCGCTGGCACGAGCAGGACGGCCAGCTCGACGCGCGCCTGAACACCATCCTGATCGACCGCTACGCGCCGGGCGAAGCCGCCGGCTATCCGACGCTGTGCAAGGGACGCTTCGTGGTCGACGGCGAGGTCGATCACGCGTTGGAAGAACCGACCAGCCTCAACGCGCTGAGCCTGCTGCCCAAGCTGATCGGCATGGGGGTGGCCGCGATCAAGATCGAAGGGCGCCAGCGCAGTCCGGCGTACGTCGCGCAGGTGGTCGCCACGCTGCGCGCGGCACTGGACGCCGCGCAGGCAGACCCGGCCCGCTTTTCCGCGCGGCCCGAATGGCAGGCGGCGCTGGTCAGCCATGCCGAGGGCGCGCATGTGACGCAGGGCGCGTTCGACCGGCCCTGGAAATAG